A section of the Oncorhynchus tshawytscha isolate Ot180627B linkage group LG09, Otsh_v2.0, whole genome shotgun sequence genome encodes:
- the tinf2 gene encoding TERF1-interacting nuclear factor 2 isoform X4, whose translation MIPTLVLQQPTPKQVANDISLPLSSLRLLAPPLRLVSAAMWKVIKERDVMHYGTLEEFVTSTCETVPGLLTSRHQAKLALGLRARLILEVCHGLDPPDPAVILPQLDRIRALTPSSALKKDVKIETAVTNLHGLVEVLLRDPTERALFYMEEFPSEYGPQFDQELEKLLWEFLLRLNQLLPVPNLAQTVSWLTAAPPVLEECAKAASQPQLLRTLLQHQICLGHLDLAASLPPCMGDSILSSLSLPPSGRAQQSEQSGSKPAFVSTPNPQSLTPLTNHRQTQNRSSPITPVIGGICNEDLPVMASANNRPRTCKEDVTIQSDSREVEKKAESTARSKYTEVESEEDEEVIVVRRGRKRRSEEKDLTSDTEEETERDLQRDCLDQLGIAGLKVPEDQHLCSYIKSCLLNQPRVLIPRLTSTDIIAHVRSQPHSPSCSNETPTAGRSPWGQNKRLTITVRRLPSTQQRKLNDSSLTLDVVLPASADKENCLLPSVSSPSIVPLPQMRSTEILTSPVTSDNDDVIGDSEDEATKNFKGREALL comes from the exons ATGATCCCTACCCTGGTCCTTCAACAACCCACACCTAAACAAGTAGCCAACG aCATCTCCCTCCCCTTATCTTCCTTACGCCTCCTAGCCCCTCCTCTCCGGCTGGTCTCTGCAGCCATGTGGAAGGTGATAAAGGAACGCGATGTGATGCATTATGGGACGCTGGAGGAGTTTGTGACGTCAACCTGTGAGACAGTCCCTGGCTTGCTCACATCTAGACACCAGGCCAAGCTGGCTCTGGGGCTGAGAGCACGG CTGATCTTAGAAGTGTGTCATGGCCTGGACCCACCAGATCCAGCGGTTATCCTTCCCCAGCTGGACAGGATCCGTGCCCTCACTCCTTCCTCTGCACTG AAGAAGGATGTGAAGATTGAGACCGCAGTCACCAACTTGCATGGCCTGGTGGAAGTCCTCCTGAGAGACCCCACAGAGAGGGCACTGTTCTACATG GAGGAGTTTCCTTCAGAGTATGGCCCTCAGTTTGACCAGGAACTGGAGAAACTGCTGTGGGAGTTCCTGCTCAGACTGAACCAACTTCTCCCCGTGCCTAACCTGGCTCAGACGGTGTCCTGGCTCACTGCTGCCCCTCCTGTCCTAGAGGAGTGTGCGAAGGCTGCCTCCCAACCACAGCTTCTGAGGACCCTGCTCCAGCACCAGATCTGCCTGGGTCACCTGGATTTGGCAG cttctcttcctccctgtatGGGCGACTCCATCCTCtcatccctatctctccctccctctggaaGAGCTCAGCAAAGCGAACAATCAGGATCTAAGCCTGCCTTTGTTTCCACCCCAAACCCTCAGTCTTTAACCCCAttgaccaatcacagacagacacaaaacaGGTCATCGCCCATCACGCCTGTGATAGGTGGGATTTGCAACGAAGACCTGCCAGTCATGGCTTCAGCCAATAACAGGCCAAGAACTTGCAAGGAAGACGTTACTATCCAATCGGATTCAAGAGAAGTGGAGAAGAAAGCCGAGTCAACGGCAAGGTCAAAATATACTGAGGTGGAATCTGAAGAGGACGAGGAGGTGATAGTcgtgagaagagggaggaagaggaggagtgaagaGAAGGATTTGACAAGTGATACAGAGGAAGAGACTGAGAGGGACCTTCAAAGGGACTGTTTGGATCAGTTGGGGATTGCAGGCCTCAAGGTTCCGGAAGACCAGCACCTCTGCTCTTACATCAAATCATGTCTGCTTAACCAACCCAGAGTGCTCATCCCCCGACTGACTTCCACAGACATCATTGCACATGTGAGGTCACAACCTCACAGTCCTTCTTGCAGCAACGAGACACCAACAGCAGGTAGATCTCCATGGGGACAGAACAAGAGGCTGACGATAACTGTGCGTCGGCTTCCTTCGACCCAGCAACGGAAGTTGAATGACAGCTCGTTGACCCTAGATGTGGTGCTTCCAGCATCAGCTGACAAAGA GAACTGTTTGCTTCCTTCAGTTAGCTCTCCCTCTATTGTTCCTCTGCCTCAAATGAGAAGCACAG AAATACTGACCTCACCAGTAACCAGTGACAATGATGACGTCATAGGAGATTCAGAGGATGAGGCGACAAAGAATTTCAAAGGCAGG GAAGCGCTACTATAG
- the tinf2 gene encoding TERF1-interacting nuclear factor 2 isoform X3: MWKVIKERDVMHYGTLEEFVTSTCETVPGLLTSRHQAKLALGLRARLILEVCHGLDPPDPAVILPQLDRIRALTPSSALKKDVKIETAVTNLHGLVEVLLRDPTERALFYMEEFPSEYGPQFDQELEKLLWEFLLRLNQLLPVPNLAQTVSWLTAAPPVLEECAKAASQPQLLRTLLQHQICLGHLDLAASLPPCMGDSILSSLSLPPSGRAQQSEQSGSKPAFVSTPNPQSLTPLTNHRQTQNRSSPITPVIGGICNEDLPVMASANNRPRTCKEDVTIQSDSREVEKKAESTARSKYTEVESEEDEEVIVVRRGRKRRSEEKDLTSDTEEETERDLQRDCLDQLGIAGLKVPEDQHLCSYIKSCLLNQPRVLIPRLTSTDIIAHVRSQPHSPSCSNETPTAGRSPWGQNKRLTITVRRLPSTQQRKLNDSSLTLDVVLPASADKENCLLPSVSSPSIVPLPQMRSTEILTSPVTSDNDDVIGDSEDEATKNFKGRLFRKRYYRTKHDTYVPTLREFWKPSLARPAVSRQRTQMTHSIIHRRTAKSFHRPWGAKYEF, encoded by the exons ATGTGGAAGGTGATAAAGGAACGCGATGTGATGCATTATGGGACGCTGGAGGAGTTTGTGACGTCAACCTGTGAGACAGTCCCTGGCTTGCTCACATCTAGACACCAGGCCAAGCTGGCTCTGGGGCTGAGAGCACGG CTGATCTTAGAAGTGTGTCATGGCCTGGACCCACCAGATCCAGCGGTTATCCTTCCCCAGCTGGACAGGATCCGTGCCCTCACTCCTTCCTCTGCACTG AAGAAGGATGTGAAGATTGAGACCGCAGTCACCAACTTGCATGGCCTGGTGGAAGTCCTCCTGAGAGACCCCACAGAGAGGGCACTGTTCTACATG GAGGAGTTTCCTTCAGAGTATGGCCCTCAGTTTGACCAGGAACTGGAGAAACTGCTGTGGGAGTTCCTGCTCAGACTGAACCAACTTCTCCCCGTGCCTAACCTGGCTCAGACGGTGTCCTGGCTCACTGCTGCCCCTCCTGTCCTAGAGGAGTGTGCGAAGGCTGCCTCCCAACCACAGCTTCTGAGGACCCTGCTCCAGCACCAGATCTGCCTGGGTCACCTGGATTTGGCAG cttctcttcctccctgtatGGGCGACTCCATCCTCtcatccctatctctccctccctctggaaGAGCTCAGCAAAGCGAACAATCAGGATCTAAGCCTGCCTTTGTTTCCACCCCAAACCCTCAGTCTTTAACCCCAttgaccaatcacagacagacacaaaacaGGTCATCGCCCATCACGCCTGTGATAGGTGGGATTTGCAACGAAGACCTGCCAGTCATGGCTTCAGCCAATAACAGGCCAAGAACTTGCAAGGAAGACGTTACTATCCAATCGGATTCAAGAGAAGTGGAGAAGAAAGCCGAGTCAACGGCAAGGTCAAAATATACTGAGGTGGAATCTGAAGAGGACGAGGAGGTGATAGTcgtgagaagagggaggaagaggaggagtgaagaGAAGGATTTGACAAGTGATACAGAGGAAGAGACTGAGAGGGACCTTCAAAGGGACTGTTTGGATCAGTTGGGGATTGCAGGCCTCAAGGTTCCGGAAGACCAGCACCTCTGCTCTTACATCAAATCATGTCTGCTTAACCAACCCAGAGTGCTCATCCCCCGACTGACTTCCACAGACATCATTGCACATGTGAGGTCACAACCTCACAGTCCTTCTTGCAGCAACGAGACACCAACAGCAGGTAGATCTCCATGGGGACAGAACAAGAGGCTGACGATAACTGTGCGTCGGCTTCCTTCGACCCAGCAACGGAAGTTGAATGACAGCTCGTTGACCCTAGATGTGGTGCTTCCAGCATCAGCTGACAAAGA GAACTGTTTGCTTCCTTCAGTTAGCTCTCCCTCTATTGTTCCTCTGCCTCAAATGAGAAGCACAG AAATACTGACCTCACCAGTAACCAGTGACAATGATGACGTCATAGGAGATTCAGAGGATGAGGCGACAAAGAATTTCAAAGGCAGG CTGTTTAGGAAGCGCTACTATAGGACCAAGCACGACACCTATGTACCCACCCTCAGGGAGTTCTGGAAGCCCAGCCTGGCCCGACCTGCTGTTTCCCGGCAACGGACACAGATGACACACTCAATAATTCACAGACGTACGGCAAAATCCTTTCACCGTCCATGGGGAGCAAAATATGAATTTTGA
- the LOC112214629 gene encoding zinc fingers and homeoboxes protein 1, whose translation MTRTKQTAELDKHLDPASAAKLTEKSPADSSKGGTGIMSPKSQGRAGTASPYNLAPAPFGLNQNHVVCLPLVSEHLKLLWACSDQTQELDGVTYLIEAFNVFPYPTLGETASLAQSCSLHLDQVRVWFMVQRLRYGISWDAEEICMARCKMCGPNQAKDKKEKEEKVLPPLSKEDDGRNRIEHSPVSTSNQLSSLSFESSSPVPRKSRKHHLVVAPNNSNLQHPSPPLPLCLVAPPTTTGQTLEAPDKPQRHCQDFHSELWRSFGRNTNPPKEELQRLQALTRLHMKYIRKWFCNRRFLLHHRVKADPESEENGQSQSNDLLSSQTQLIQRLTQPPPPTDSRVRPSPAKKRVCQVDDVDFLSRSRNGNPVHGNPANTPHQIRSNLKVKEKEIEPADIQKKTGAADKEKTARAGAKRWTKNVKKELKEERKAVGITKFIDDDGEEQVLKMGPWPKNKTIAQLELLRHFFLTCQWPTKGDYTQLQQQTGLSRKALTQWFGDTRYYVKKGMERWMSGEEHQKVLAQIRGKQRQRQRDWLMTEETGPSGSSSVPSFAYRDS comes from the exons ATGACCAGAACAAAGCAGACAGCAGAGCTGGACAAGCATCTGGATCCAGCTTCAGCTGCTAAGCTCACAGAGAAGA GCCCCGCTGACAGCAGCAAGGGGGGCACAGGGATCATGTCCCCCAAAAGTCAGGGGAGGGCAGGCACAGCATCCCCCTACAATCTGGCTCCGGCTCCCTTCGGCCTCAACCAGAACCACGTGGTGTGTCTGCCTCTGGTCTCCGAGCACCTGAAGCTCCTGTGGGCGTGCTCAGACCAGACCCAGGAACTGGACGGTGTGACTTATCTCATAGAGGCCTTCAACGTGTTCCCATACCCGACCCTGGGGGAGACGGCATCGCTCGCCCAGAGCTGCTCTCTACATCTGGACCAG GTCAGAGTGTGGTTTATGGTCCAGCGGCTCCGCTATGGGATCAGCTGGGATGCAGAAGAGATCTGTATGGCACGGTGCAAGATGTGCGGACCAAACCAGGCGAAGGacaaaaaagagaaagaggagaaggtaTTGCCTCCCCTCAGTAAGGAGGATGATGGGAGAAACAGGATCGAACAttcacctgtctccacctccaaTCAGCTTAGCAGCCTGTCCTTCGAGTCCTCCTCACCCGTTCCTCGAAAAAGCCGTAAACACCACCTTGTTGTTGCACCCAATAACTCCAATCTGCAACAcccttctcctccactccctctgtgCTTAGTGGCGCCCCCCACAACCACAGGGCAAACCCTCGAAGCCCCCGACAAACCCCAGAGGCACTGTCAGGATTTTCACTCAGAGCTGTGGCGGAGCTTCGGCCGTAACACAAATCCTCCGAAGGAGGAGCTCCAGCGTCTGCAGGCCCTCACCAGGCTCCACATGAAGTACATCCGCAAGTGGTTCTGCAACCGGCGTTTCTTGCTCCACCACCGCGTCAAGGCCGACCCAGAGTCTGAAGAGAACGGCCAGTCACAGTCCAACGACCTCCTGTCGTCACAGACACAGCTTATTCAGCGTCTGACACAACCACCACCGCCAACTGACAGCAGGGTCAGACCATCACCGGCAAAGAAAAGGGTCTGTCAAGTAGATGATGTCGACTTCCTAAGCAGGAGCCGCAATGGTAACCCTGTCCATGGCAACCCCGCTAACACCCCCCACCAGATTAGGTCAAACTTGAAGGTGAAGGAAAAAGAGATAGAACCAGCGGACATACAGAAGAAGACTGGAGCAGCAGACAAAGAGAAAACGGCCAGAGCTGGAGCTAAGAGATGGACAAAGAACGTCAAGAAGGAACTGAAGGAGGAGCGGAAAGCGGTGGGGATCACCAAATTCATCGATGACGACGGAGAAGAACAAGTTCTCAAAATGGGCCCGTGGCCGAAGAACAAGACAATAGCCCAGCTGGAGCTCCTGAGACACTTCTTCCTCACCTGCCAGTGGCCCACCAAAGGGGACTACACGCAGCTGCAGCAGCAGACAGGCCTCTCGCGGAAAGCTCTCACCCAGTGGTTCGGAGACACCCGCTACTACGTCAAGAAGGGCATGGAACGCTGGATGAGTGGGGAAGAGCACCAGAAGGTCCTGGCGCAGATTAGGGGGAAGCAGAGGCAACGGCAGAGGGACTGGTTGATGACTGAGGAAACCGGTCCATCAGGGTCCTCCTCCGTGCCGTCTTTTGCTTACCGTGACTCATAG
- the tinf2 gene encoding TERF1-interacting nuclear factor 2 isoform X2 has product MATKKLSEMDISLPLSSLRLLAPPLRLVSAAMWKVIKERDVMHYGTLEEFVTSTCETVPGLLTSRHQAKLALGLRARLILEVCHGLDPPDPAVILPQLDRIRALTPSSALKKDVKIETAVTNLHGLVEVLLRDPTERALFYMEEFPSEYGPQFDQELEKLLWEFLLRLNQLLPVPNLAQTVSWLTAAPPVLEECAKAASQPQLLRTLLQHQICLGHLDLAASLPPCMGDSILSSLSLPPSGRAQQSEQSGSKPAFVSTPNPQSLTPLTNHRQTQNRSSPITPVIGGICNEDLPVMASANNRPRTCKEDVTIQSDSREVEKKAESTARSKYTEVESEEDEEVIVVRRGRKRRSEEKDLTSDTEEETERDLQRDCLDQLGIAGLKVPEDQHLCSYIKSCLLNQPRVLIPRLTSTDIIAHVRSQPHSPSCSNETPTAGRSPWGQNKRLTITVRRLPSTQQRKLNDSSLTLDVVLPASADKENCLLPSVSSPSIVPLPQMRSTEILTSPVTSDNDDVIGDSEDEATKNFKGRLFRKRYYRTKHDTYVPTLREFWKPSLARPAVSRQRTQMTHSIIHRRTAKSFHRPWGAKYEF; this is encoded by the exons ATGGCAACAAAGAAGTTATCTGAAATGG aCATCTCCCTCCCCTTATCTTCCTTACGCCTCCTAGCCCCTCCTCTCCGGCTGGTCTCTGCAGCCATGTGGAAGGTGATAAAGGAACGCGATGTGATGCATTATGGGACGCTGGAGGAGTTTGTGACGTCAACCTGTGAGACAGTCCCTGGCTTGCTCACATCTAGACACCAGGCCAAGCTGGCTCTGGGGCTGAGAGCACGG CTGATCTTAGAAGTGTGTCATGGCCTGGACCCACCAGATCCAGCGGTTATCCTTCCCCAGCTGGACAGGATCCGTGCCCTCACTCCTTCCTCTGCACTG AAGAAGGATGTGAAGATTGAGACCGCAGTCACCAACTTGCATGGCCTGGTGGAAGTCCTCCTGAGAGACCCCACAGAGAGGGCACTGTTCTACATG GAGGAGTTTCCTTCAGAGTATGGCCCTCAGTTTGACCAGGAACTGGAGAAACTGCTGTGGGAGTTCCTGCTCAGACTGAACCAACTTCTCCCCGTGCCTAACCTGGCTCAGACGGTGTCCTGGCTCACTGCTGCCCCTCCTGTCCTAGAGGAGTGTGCGAAGGCTGCCTCCCAACCACAGCTTCTGAGGACCCTGCTCCAGCACCAGATCTGCCTGGGTCACCTGGATTTGGCAG cttctcttcctccctgtatGGGCGACTCCATCCTCtcatccctatctctccctccctctggaaGAGCTCAGCAAAGCGAACAATCAGGATCTAAGCCTGCCTTTGTTTCCACCCCAAACCCTCAGTCTTTAACCCCAttgaccaatcacagacagacacaaaacaGGTCATCGCCCATCACGCCTGTGATAGGTGGGATTTGCAACGAAGACCTGCCAGTCATGGCTTCAGCCAATAACAGGCCAAGAACTTGCAAGGAAGACGTTACTATCCAATCGGATTCAAGAGAAGTGGAGAAGAAAGCCGAGTCAACGGCAAGGTCAAAATATACTGAGGTGGAATCTGAAGAGGACGAGGAGGTGATAGTcgtgagaagagggaggaagaggaggagtgaagaGAAGGATTTGACAAGTGATACAGAGGAAGAGACTGAGAGGGACCTTCAAAGGGACTGTTTGGATCAGTTGGGGATTGCAGGCCTCAAGGTTCCGGAAGACCAGCACCTCTGCTCTTACATCAAATCATGTCTGCTTAACCAACCCAGAGTGCTCATCCCCCGACTGACTTCCACAGACATCATTGCACATGTGAGGTCACAACCTCACAGTCCTTCTTGCAGCAACGAGACACCAACAGCAGGTAGATCTCCATGGGGACAGAACAAGAGGCTGACGATAACTGTGCGTCGGCTTCCTTCGACCCAGCAACGGAAGTTGAATGACAGCTCGTTGACCCTAGATGTGGTGCTTCCAGCATCAGCTGACAAAGA GAACTGTTTGCTTCCTTCAGTTAGCTCTCCCTCTATTGTTCCTCTGCCTCAAATGAGAAGCACAG AAATACTGACCTCACCAGTAACCAGTGACAATGATGACGTCATAGGAGATTCAGAGGATGAGGCGACAAAGAATTTCAAAGGCAGG CTGTTTAGGAAGCGCTACTATAGGACCAAGCACGACACCTATGTACCCACCCTCAGGGAGTTCTGGAAGCCCAGCCTGGCCCGACCTGCTGTTTCCCGGCAACGGACACAGATGACACACTCAATAATTCACAGACGTACGGCAAAATCCTTTCACCGTCCATGGGGAGCAAAATATGAATTTTGA
- the tinf2 gene encoding TERF1-interacting nuclear factor 2 isoform X1: protein MIPTLVLQQPTPKQVANDISLPLSSLRLLAPPLRLVSAAMWKVIKERDVMHYGTLEEFVTSTCETVPGLLTSRHQAKLALGLRARLILEVCHGLDPPDPAVILPQLDRIRALTPSSALKKDVKIETAVTNLHGLVEVLLRDPTERALFYMEEFPSEYGPQFDQELEKLLWEFLLRLNQLLPVPNLAQTVSWLTAAPPVLEECAKAASQPQLLRTLLQHQICLGHLDLAASLPPCMGDSILSSLSLPPSGRAQQSEQSGSKPAFVSTPNPQSLTPLTNHRQTQNRSSPITPVIGGICNEDLPVMASANNRPRTCKEDVTIQSDSREVEKKAESTARSKYTEVESEEDEEVIVVRRGRKRRSEEKDLTSDTEEETERDLQRDCLDQLGIAGLKVPEDQHLCSYIKSCLLNQPRVLIPRLTSTDIIAHVRSQPHSPSCSNETPTAGRSPWGQNKRLTITVRRLPSTQQRKLNDSSLTLDVVLPASADKENCLLPSVSSPSIVPLPQMRSTEILTSPVTSDNDDVIGDSEDEATKNFKGRLFRKRYYRTKHDTYVPTLREFWKPSLARPAVSRQRTQMTHSIIHRRTAKSFHRPWGAKYEF, encoded by the exons ATGATCCCTACCCTGGTCCTTCAACAACCCACACCTAAACAAGTAGCCAACG aCATCTCCCTCCCCTTATCTTCCTTACGCCTCCTAGCCCCTCCTCTCCGGCTGGTCTCTGCAGCCATGTGGAAGGTGATAAAGGAACGCGATGTGATGCATTATGGGACGCTGGAGGAGTTTGTGACGTCAACCTGTGAGACAGTCCCTGGCTTGCTCACATCTAGACACCAGGCCAAGCTGGCTCTGGGGCTGAGAGCACGG CTGATCTTAGAAGTGTGTCATGGCCTGGACCCACCAGATCCAGCGGTTATCCTTCCCCAGCTGGACAGGATCCGTGCCCTCACTCCTTCCTCTGCACTG AAGAAGGATGTGAAGATTGAGACCGCAGTCACCAACTTGCATGGCCTGGTGGAAGTCCTCCTGAGAGACCCCACAGAGAGGGCACTGTTCTACATG GAGGAGTTTCCTTCAGAGTATGGCCCTCAGTTTGACCAGGAACTGGAGAAACTGCTGTGGGAGTTCCTGCTCAGACTGAACCAACTTCTCCCCGTGCCTAACCTGGCTCAGACGGTGTCCTGGCTCACTGCTGCCCCTCCTGTCCTAGAGGAGTGTGCGAAGGCTGCCTCCCAACCACAGCTTCTGAGGACCCTGCTCCAGCACCAGATCTGCCTGGGTCACCTGGATTTGGCAG cttctcttcctccctgtatGGGCGACTCCATCCTCtcatccctatctctccctccctctggaaGAGCTCAGCAAAGCGAACAATCAGGATCTAAGCCTGCCTTTGTTTCCACCCCAAACCCTCAGTCTTTAACCCCAttgaccaatcacagacagacacaaaacaGGTCATCGCCCATCACGCCTGTGATAGGTGGGATTTGCAACGAAGACCTGCCAGTCATGGCTTCAGCCAATAACAGGCCAAGAACTTGCAAGGAAGACGTTACTATCCAATCGGATTCAAGAGAAGTGGAGAAGAAAGCCGAGTCAACGGCAAGGTCAAAATATACTGAGGTGGAATCTGAAGAGGACGAGGAGGTGATAGTcgtgagaagagggaggaagaggaggagtgaagaGAAGGATTTGACAAGTGATACAGAGGAAGAGACTGAGAGGGACCTTCAAAGGGACTGTTTGGATCAGTTGGGGATTGCAGGCCTCAAGGTTCCGGAAGACCAGCACCTCTGCTCTTACATCAAATCATGTCTGCTTAACCAACCCAGAGTGCTCATCCCCCGACTGACTTCCACAGACATCATTGCACATGTGAGGTCACAACCTCACAGTCCTTCTTGCAGCAACGAGACACCAACAGCAGGTAGATCTCCATGGGGACAGAACAAGAGGCTGACGATAACTGTGCGTCGGCTTCCTTCGACCCAGCAACGGAAGTTGAATGACAGCTCGTTGACCCTAGATGTGGTGCTTCCAGCATCAGCTGACAAAGA GAACTGTTTGCTTCCTTCAGTTAGCTCTCCCTCTATTGTTCCTCTGCCTCAAATGAGAAGCACAG AAATACTGACCTCACCAGTAACCAGTGACAATGATGACGTCATAGGAGATTCAGAGGATGAGGCGACAAAGAATTTCAAAGGCAGG CTGTTTAGGAAGCGCTACTATAGGACCAAGCACGACACCTATGTACCCACCCTCAGGGAGTTCTGGAAGCCCAGCCTGGCCCGACCTGCTGTTTCCCGGCAACGGACACAGATGACACACTCAATAATTCACAGACGTACGGCAAAATCCTTTCACCGTCCATGGGGAGCAAAATATGAATTTTGA
- the LOC112214630 gene encoding dehydrogenase/reductase SDR family member 4 isoform X2: MLRCLVSRCLLTNPVAGQTRKMSGGSLAGSQSSLAGKVAIVTASTDGIGLAAAQALGQRGAHVVVSSRRQSNVDKAVALLQSEKIQVTGTTCNVGNSEDRARLVDMTVEQCGGVDIFVSNAAVNPFFGNIMDSTEAVWDKILDVNVKSAFLMTQLVVPHMEKSGGGSVVFVSSVAGYQPMQALGPYSVSKTALLGLTRALAPELAHSHIRVNCVAPGVIKTPFSQARREF, encoded by the exons ATGCTGCGGTGTCTTGTTAGCAGGTGCCTTTTGACCAATCCCGTTGCAGGTCAGACAAGAAAGATGTCAGGAGGTAGTCTTGCTGGGTCTCAAAGCAGTCTTGCAGGGAAGGTTGCCATAGTCACTGCCTCCACAGATGG AATCGGTTTGGCTGCAGCCCAGGCTCTGGGGCAGAGAGGGGCTCACGTTGTGGTGAGTAGCAGACGGCAGTCAAACGTCGACAAGGCCGTGGCACTACTGCAGAGTGAGAAGATACAAGTGACCGGGACGACTTGCAACGTTGGGAATAGTGAAGACAGAGCTAGACTTGTTGACATG ACAGTGgaacagtgtggtggtgtggacaTCTTTGTTTCGAACGCTGCAGTCAACCCTTTCTTTGGGAACATTATGGACTCGACAGAAGCAGTCTGGGATAAG ATCCTGGATGTGAATGTAAAGTCGGCTTTTCTTATGACCCAACTGGTGGTGCCTCATATGGAGAAGAGCGg GGGTGGGAGTGTTGTGTTTGTGTCCTCTGTCGCTGGGTACCAGCCTATGCAG GCACTGGGCCCTTACAGCGTGAGTAAGACAGCTCTGTTGGGACTAACCAGAGCCCTGGCCCCTGAACTGGCCCATAGCCACATCCGGGTCAACTGTGTGGCCCCTGGTGTCATTAAGACCCCCTTCAGCCAAGCA AGAAGGGAGTTTTGA
- the LOC112214630 gene encoding dehydrogenase/reductase SDR family member 4 isoform X1 — protein MLRCLVSRCLLTNPVAGQTRKMSGGSLAGSQSSLAGKVAIVTASTDGIGLAAAQALGQRGAHVVVSSRRQSNVDKAVALLQSEKIQVTGTTCNVGNSEDRARLVDMTVEQCGGVDIFVSNAAVNPFFGNIMDSTEAVWDKILDVNVKSAFLMTQLVVPHMEKSGGGSVVFVSSVAGYQPMQALGPYSVSKTALLGLTRALAPELAHSHIRVNCVAPGVIKTPFSQALWQDEDVVDEFKKQLCIKRFGKPEEIGGVIAFLCSKDASYITGETITVTGGMSCRL, from the exons ATGCTGCGGTGTCTTGTTAGCAGGTGCCTTTTGACCAATCCCGTTGCAGGTCAGACAAGAAAGATGTCAGGAGGTAGTCTTGCTGGGTCTCAAAGCAGTCTTGCAGGGAAGGTTGCCATAGTCACTGCCTCCACAGATGG AATCGGTTTGGCTGCAGCCCAGGCTCTGGGGCAGAGAGGGGCTCACGTTGTGGTGAGTAGCAGACGGCAGTCAAACGTCGACAAGGCCGTGGCACTACTGCAGAGTGAGAAGATACAAGTGACCGGGACGACTTGCAACGTTGGGAATAGTGAAGACAGAGCTAGACTTGTTGACATG ACAGTGgaacagtgtggtggtgtggacaTCTTTGTTTCGAACGCTGCAGTCAACCCTTTCTTTGGGAACATTATGGACTCGACAGAAGCAGTCTGGGATAAG ATCCTGGATGTGAATGTAAAGTCGGCTTTTCTTATGACCCAACTGGTGGTGCCTCATATGGAGAAGAGCGg GGGTGGGAGTGTTGTGTTTGTGTCCTCTGTCGCTGGGTACCAGCCTATGCAG GCACTGGGCCCTTACAGCGTGAGTAAGACAGCTCTGTTGGGACTAACCAGAGCCCTGGCCCCTGAACTGGCCCATAGCCACATCCGGGTCAACTGTGTGGCCCCTGGTGTCATTAAGACCCCCTTCAGCCAAGCA TTGTGGCAGGACGAAGACGTTGTGGACGAGTTCAAGAAGCAGCTTTGCATTAAAAG GTTTGGAAAGCCAGAGGAGATCGGTGGAGTAATCGCCTTCCTGTGCTCTAAGGATGCGTCTTACATCACTGGAGAGACGATCACTGTGACTGGAGGGATGAGCTGCAGACTGTGA
- the LOC112214632 gene encoding cell death activator CIDE-B, translating to METTSSLIKSVTRRVWSSAPAHQRPFRVCSHDRGTRKGITAGTLEELRERVCQAKMLCLSSLTVVLVCEEDGTVVDSEDLLMSLPDNTVLMALEPGQTWKTPPGTTLSKAQDPTQPRTGKDIARVTFDLYRQNPKDVFGSLNVKGTFSGRYSVSADFKCLGPKKVLREALRVASTLLQAAGHMLITSANLIKRLIEGAEFWQPHRAEVAEY from the exons ATGGAGACGACGTCATCACTGATTAA gTCTGTGACCAGGCGGGTGTGGTCGTCGGCCCCTGCCCATCAGAGACCATTCAGGGTGTGTTCCCATGACAGGGGCACCAGGAAGGGCATCACAGCAGGAACCCTggaggagctgagagagagg GTGTGCCAGGCCAAGATGCTGTGTTTGTCCAGTCTGACTGTGGTGCTGGTGTGTGAGGAGGATGGGACAGTGGTGGACTCTGAAGACTTACTGATGTCTTTGCCAGACAACACAGTCCTCATGGCCCTGGAACCTGGACAGACATGGAAAACTCCTCCG GGTACAACGCTCTCTAAAGCCCAAGACCCCACCCAGCCGCGGACAGGAAAGGATATAGCCCGCGTGACCTTTGACCTGTACCGGCAGAACCCCAAGGACGTGTTTGGCTCCCTGAACGTAAAGGGCACCTTCTCAGGCCGGTACTCCGTCAGCGCCGACTTCAAATGTCTGGGGCCCAAGAAAGTCCtcag agaggcCCTCCGCGTGgcctccactctcctccaggcAGCGGGTCACATGTTGATCACCTCAGCTAATCTGATCAAGCGGCTCATCGAGGGAGCAGAGTTCTGGCAGCCCCATAGGGCGGAGGTTGCAGAGTACTGA